One genomic region from Quercus robur chromosome 4, dhQueRobu3.1, whole genome shotgun sequence encodes:
- the LOC126721594 gene encoding F-box protein CPR1-like gives MDGYAPEASPPPPPPVASESKDDDDDDGNDDNTSDADDGDADVIDRILLRLPVNALIRFLCVSKEWSALINSSNFIKKHLNHSIETNSDRTLILNETFVNPRLQSRWFSVPYSDNDQFGKAVQIYQPLHNWKILDYCHGLVCLSFYNSYEKKKDIAIWNPLIRKYRKLPSEPIDKPSGSLYSFYSSFGFGYDPSNNDYKVVRITQFYERVFFEVKVYSLKSQCWKKIEKQWPIKGIRSKQSVSLNGAFHWIVVQNDGSESILAFDLANEKFRLYRKSRNEDLLSLEVLGGCLCFMNCDPEFPDYYDFWLMKEYGDESSWTRICKIELDAEPWNFEYFKPLLFSKNGKKILMEGIDLIWYDITTKRGKKVKNRSFPKRFKTATCIGSLLLLDGDNVIDLKQKKNKRKRNEFLTEGLNLLAKFAAKM, from the exons ATGGACGGTTATGCTCctgaggcttctcctccaccacctcctccagTGGCTTCTGAGTctaaggatgatgatgatgatgatggaaatGACGATAATACTTCGGATgctgatgatggagatgctg ATGTAATCGACCGTATACTACTCAGATTACCAGTGAATGCTCTCATACGTTTTCTCTGTGTTTCTAAGGAATGGTCCGCCTTAATCAATAGCTCAAATTTCATCAAGAAGCACCTCAATCACTCCATTGAGACCAACAGCGACCGCACCCTGATTCTCAATGAAACTTTCGTGAATCCGCGGTTACAATCACGTTGGTTCTCCGTTCCTTACTCCGACAATGACCAGTTCGGCAAGGCCGTCCAAATTTACCAACCTCTACATAATTGGAAAATCTTGGACTATTGCCACGGCTTGGTTTGCCTTAGCTTTTATAATAGCtacgagaaaaaaaaagacatcgCGATTTGGAATCCATTGATCAGGAAGTACAGGAAGTTGCCCAGCGAACCAATAGACAAACCTTCTGGTTCGttgtattctttttattccagTTTTGGATTTGGATATGATCCTAGTAACAACGATTATAAAGTGGTGAGAATCACACAATTTTATGAGAGAGTTTTCTTTGAAGTGAAGGTATATAGTCTGAAATCACAGtgttggaaaaaaattgaaaaacaatggCCAATCAAGGGGATACGTTCAAAGCAGTCAGTTTCATTGAATGGAGCTTTCCATTGGATAGTTGTGCAGAATGATGGGTCTGAATCTATTCTTGCTTTTGATCTTGCCAATGAGAAATTCCGACTTTATAGAAAGTCCCGCAATGAAGATTTGCTTTCTTTGGAAGTGTTGGGAGGATGCCTCTGTTTTATGAACTGCGACCCAGAATTTCCGgattattatgatttttggttgatgAAAGAATACGGGGATGAGAGTTCTTGGACTCGGATTTGTAAAATTGAATTAGATGCAGAGCCTTGGAATTTTGAATATTTCAAGCCTCTACTCTTTTCCAAGAATGGCAAAAAGATTTTGATGGAAGGCATCGATCTTATTTGGTATGACATAACAACGAAAAGAGGCAAGAAAGTTAAGAATCGGAGTTTTCCTAAGCGGTTTAAAACAGCAACTTGTATTGGGAGTCTTCTTTTGCTTGACGGTGATAATGTGATTGATCTGAAgcagaagaagaataagaggaAGAG GAACGAATTTCTAACAGAGGGCCTTAATTTGTTGGCGAAATTTGCGGCAAAGATGTGA